In Aequorivita sp. H23M31, a single window of DNA contains:
- a CDS encoding ATP-binding cassette domain-containing protein translates to MDMKQYVQIDSLTKGINNKSTLSGIHMTINQGEIIGLFGRNGSGKSTLMSILFGVTRADNICLIHNGKIILNRNNFHKIFSHLPQFNYLPQNVTVRTLIWLVVKKKNI, encoded by the coding sequence ATGGATATGAAACAATATGTCCAAATTGATAGTTTAACCAAAGGTATAAATAATAAAAGTACTCTTTCAGGTATTCATATGACTATAAATCAAGGAGAAATTATTGGCTTGTTCGGTCGTAACGGAAGTGGAAAATCAACTTTAATGTCAATACTTTTCGGAGTTACTAGAGCTGATAATATTTGCTTAATCCATAATGGCAAAATTATTTTGAATAGAAACAACTTCCATAAAATATTCTCGCATCTTCCGCAATTCAATTATCTACCTCAAAATGTTACTGTAAGGACATTAATTTGGCTTGTGGTAAAAAAAAAGAACATTTAA
- a CDS encoding RDD family protein has translation MNETKIIAKNKTEPNIGNRFVAGLVDYIIIFGVTFFLIFTFGEPNDEGGYSLNGLPGLIPIIFWLIMTVGLEIGFGATIGNSLVGLKPIPKNGTNRKLTFGESFKDIYLTQLICSFLDWSEL, from the coding sequence ATGAACGAAACAAAAATAATTGCTAAAAATAAAACTGAACCTAATATTGGAAATCGATTTGTTGCTGGATTAGTAGATTACATAATAATTTTCGGAGTAACTTTCTTTTTAATTTTCACATTTGGAGAACCGAATGATGAAGGCGGATATTCTTTAAACGGTTTGCCTGGATTAATACCTATAATTTTTTGGCTGATTATGACAGTTGGACTTGAAATTGGTTTCGGAGCAACAATCGGAAATTCATTAGTCGGACTTAAACCGATTCCGAAAAACGGAACAAACCGAAAACTTACTTTTGGAGAATCCTTTAAAGACATTTACTTGACCCAGTTGATATGTTCTTTTTTGGATTGGTCGGAATTATAA